From Arachis stenosperma cultivar V10309 chromosome 2, arast.V10309.gnm1.PFL2, whole genome shotgun sequence, one genomic window encodes:
- the LOC130963240 gene encoding uncharacterized protein LOC130963240, producing MGPGAFLQLCEKLRATRQLRDTKHVTVEEQVARFLYIVAHNVKTRTISFFYHWFGETVSRHFHAVLSAIIVLEDEFLRKPSASIISPMILHNHRFYPYFKDCIGTIDGTHFRVKVPIADQPKFRGRKDWPTQNVLAASSDSKVLKNALSRDDNLKLPRGKFYLGDAGFMLKHELITLYRSVRYYLKEYARRGPENEKELFNLHHASLKHVIERSFGVLKKRFAIITSGTEPHYDFETMTEIVLACCILHNFLMGVDPDPHLIAQVDRELQENNPEEDEVVRHEQDEDYRRGAILRDEIAA from the exons ATGGGCCCTGGTGCATTTCTTCAATTGTGTGAGAAATTAAGAGCAACACGTCAACTGAGGGATACAAAACATGTTACAGTAGAGGAGCAAGTTGCTAGGTTCTTGTATATAGTAGCTCATAATGTGAAAACAAGAACCATTTCTTTTTTCTACCACTGGTTTGGAGAAACTGTTAGCCGCCACTTTCATGCTGTGTTATCGGCAATCATTGTACTAGAAGATGAATTTCTTCGAAAACCATCTGCATCCATTATATCTCCGATGATCCTTCACAATCATAGATTTTATCCTTATTTTAAG GACTGTATTGGAACTATAGATGGAACACATTTTCGTGTCAAAGTACCCATAGCGGACCAACCTAAATTTCGAGGGAgaaaagactggccgacacaGAATGTATTAGCTGCAT CATCTGACTCAAAAGTTCTTAAGAATGCATTATCGAGGGATGATAATCTTAAACTTCCACGAG GAAAATTTTACCTTGGGGATGCTGGATTTATGCTTAAGCATGAATTAATTACCCTATATCGAagtgtaaggtattacttaaaAGAGTATGCAAGACGTGGCCCAGAAAATGAAAAGGAATTATTTAATCTTCATCATGCTTCATTGAAACATGTTATCGAAAGGTCATTTGGAGTTTTAAAGAAAAGATTTGCAATAATCACAAGTGGCACTGAACCACATTATGACTTTGAAACTATGACTGAAATTGTGCTAGCTTGTTGCATATtacataactttttaatgggTGTAGATCCTGATCCACATCTGATAGCTCAAGTTGACCGAGAACTACAAGAAAATAATCCAGAAGAGGATGAAGTAGTTCGACATGAACAAGATGAAGACTATAGGCGGGGTGCCATATTAAGGGATGAAATAGCTGCTTAA
- the LOC130963241 gene encoding L10-interacting MYB domain-containing protein-like codes for MDTTFIDALIEECRKGNRVDGTFTTMTYDNILSHLRSMYGNHIRKENLKNRLKTLKDHFGVCYDNFHGLSGFSWNPITKMFEAEAEVWEELIKAKPEVKKWMRTPIKHYDKLFEIYGTDRATGKHAESAKEKVKRWEKHKETINLNDDDSFLNMEEEWNEDPVTPHATSFTMGHSPEIGLSNQSTGSQETSSRSTKRKTTMSDKLESEMETMSKGIQALTDMMKDGNHFYERSINIAEKQVLTAEEQVQVAKEQVQIAKQQVRRAERSLVILEQSRPRIYSENDVWTELENLCVMSELRMRCYRFLCREDRTKREFFGVPADVRLATLYELMREAGAL; via the exons ATGGATACAACCTTCATTGATGCTTTGATTGAAGAATGTCGTAAAGGTAATAGAGTGGATGGCACATTTACTACAATGACATATGACAACATACTTTCACATTTGAGATCTATGTATGGTAACCACATCCGCAAAGAGAATCTTAAGAATAGACTCAAGACTTTAAAGGATCATTTTGGAGTTTGTTATGATAATTTTCATGGGCTTAGTGGATTTTCTTGGAATCCAATTACAAAGATGTTTGAGGCTGAAGCTGAAGTTTGGGAAGAATTGATTAAG GCAAAACCAGAAGTGAAAAAGTGGATGCGTACTCCAATCAAACATTATGATAAACTATTTGAGATATATGGTACAGACAGGGCAACAGGAAAACATGCTGAAAGTGccaaagaaaaagtgaaaaggTGGGAGAAGCATAAAGAAACAATTAACTTGAATGATGATGATAGTTTTTTAAATATGGAAGAGGAGTGGAATGAGGATCCGGTTACTCCTCATGCTACTAGTTTCACAATGGGTCATAGTCCTGAAATTGGTTTATCTAACCAATCAACTGGCTCTCAAGAAACATCATCAAGAAGTACTAAACGCAAAACAACCATGAGTGATAAATTAGAATCAGAAATGGAAACAATGAGTAAAGGCATTCAAGCATTGACTGACATGATGAAAGATGggaatcatttttatgagaGATCAATAAATATTGCTGAAAAGCAAGTGTTAACAGCTGAAGAACAAGTGCAGGTAGCTAAGGAGCAAGTTCAAATTGCTAAACAACAAGTGCGAAGAGCTGAAAGGAGTCTTGTGATTCTTGAGCAAAGTAGGCCTCGCATTTACTCTGAGAATGACGTGTGGACTGAGTTAGAGAATTTATGTGTGATGTCAGAATTGCGCATGAGGTGTTACCGCTTTTTATGCAGAGAAGATAGAACTAAGAGGGAATTTTTTGGTGTTCCGGCTGACGTACGTCTTGCCACATTATATGAATTGATGAGAGAAGCAGGTGCACTCTAA